In Pseudoalteromonas sp. NC201, a single window of DNA contains:
- a CDS encoding class I SAM-dependent methyltransferase, protein MNLGMKSLIAAAVFTTLVGCNATESNSSQAVPSAIAKAVASDNRAESNRARDQYRHPSETLAFFGIEPSMTVVEIAPGGGWYSEILAPLVKGQGTYYAAHFPADSDVGYYQRSLKGYKEKVATNPDYSEVKITEFAPVTHSNIAPQGSADVVLTFRNVHNWYMGKGDEGVLSAFNAFNKALKPGGILGVVEHRLPEHRQLDDQKSSGYMKQSYVVDIAKQAGFELVASSDINANPLDSANHPKGVWTLPPRLALGDEKAAQYKAIGESDRMTLKFKKL, encoded by the coding sequence ATGAATCTAGGTATGAAATCTCTTATCGCTGCTGCAGTATTTACCACTTTAGTGGGCTGTAACGCGACAGAATCTAACTCCAGCCAAGCAGTACCAAGCGCGATTGCAAAAGCCGTTGCTAGCGACAATCGAGCTGAGAGCAATAGAGCCCGAGACCAATATCGCCACCCAAGTGAAACGCTTGCTTTTTTTGGCATTGAGCCATCAATGACCGTGGTAGAAATTGCACCTGGTGGTGGTTGGTATAGTGAGATTTTAGCGCCGCTGGTTAAAGGTCAAGGCACCTATTACGCAGCGCACTTCCCTGCTGATTCAGATGTTGGCTACTATCAACGCTCATTAAAAGGCTACAAAGAAAAAGTAGCAACCAACCCAGACTATAGTGAAGTAAAGATCACGGAATTTGCACCAGTGACGCACAGTAATATTGCGCCACAAGGCAGTGCAGACGTGGTACTTACCTTCCGTAACGTACATAACTGGTACATGGGTAAAGGGGATGAAGGTGTACTTAGCGCGTTCAACGCGTTTAATAAGGCACTGAAACCTGGTGGCATTTTAGGTGTGGTTGAACACCGCCTACCTGAGCACCGTCAACTTGATGATCAAAAGTCGTCAGGTTATATGAAGCAAAGTTATGTTGTTGATATCGCCAAGCAAGCTGGGTTTGAATTAGTTGCAAGCAGCGACATTAACGCCAACCCACTAGACAGCGCCAATCACCCAAAAGGCGTCTGGACTCTGCCACCTCGCTTAGCGCTAGGTGATGAAAAAGCAGCGCAATATAAAGCGATTGGGGAAAGCGACCGCATGACCTTAAAATTCAAAAAGCTTTAA
- the purD gene encoding phosphoribosylamine--glycine ligase translates to MNVLVIGSGGREHALAFKAAQNPSVKTVFVAPGNAGTALEPKLENVAIGVEDIDALVVFAKENNVQLTIVGPEAPLVIGVVDRFREEGLAIFGPTQAAAQLEGSKSFTKDFLARHDIPTAAYQTFEEIEPALAYLKAQGAPIVVKADGLAAGKGVIVAMTEAEAEEAIRDMLAGNAFGEAGSRVVIEEFLEGEEASFIVMVDGKNVLPFATSQDHKRAYDGDKGPNTGGMGAYSPAPVVTPDIHDRIMAEVINPTVEGMAKEGHPYTGFLYAGLMITADGTPKVIEYNCRFGDPETQPIMLRLQSDLVELIEAANREELDQTSIEFDPRAAVGVVLAASGYPGSYPKGDAISGLQVNYPEGEKVFHAGTKQDGEHVVTAGGRVLCATALGHTVTEAQKRAYSLVKDIHWDGVEYRTDIAYRAIARES, encoded by the coding sequence ATGAATGTACTAGTCATTGGCAGCGGTGGACGTGAGCATGCGCTTGCGTTCAAAGCCGCACAAAACCCATCTGTAAAAACGGTTTTTGTAGCACCTGGTAACGCAGGTACTGCGCTTGAGCCTAAACTCGAAAACGTAGCTATCGGCGTTGAAGATATCGATGCCTTGGTCGTCTTTGCTAAAGAAAACAATGTGCAATTAACCATTGTTGGCCCTGAAGCGCCACTGGTTATCGGTGTAGTTGACCGTTTCCGTGAAGAAGGCTTAGCTATTTTTGGACCTACTCAAGCGGCAGCGCAGTTGGAAGGTTCGAAGTCGTTTACTAAAGACTTTTTAGCACGTCATGATATTCCAACAGCGGCTTATCAAACGTTTGAAGAGATTGAGCCTGCGCTTGCCTACTTGAAAGCACAAGGGGCACCTATCGTCGTTAAGGCTGATGGGCTTGCTGCTGGTAAAGGGGTCATTGTGGCAATGACCGAAGCGGAAGCGGAAGAAGCAATCCGCGATATGCTTGCGGGTAACGCTTTTGGCGAAGCGGGCAGTCGTGTGGTTATTGAAGAGTTTTTAGAAGGTGAAGAAGCCTCTTTCATCGTCATGGTTGACGGCAAAAATGTACTTCCTTTTGCCACCAGCCAAGATCACAAACGTGCATACGATGGTGATAAAGGCCCAAATACAGGTGGTATGGGTGCATACTCTCCAGCTCCTGTAGTCACGCCAGATATTCATGACCGCATCATGGCCGAAGTGATCAATCCAACGGTTGAAGGTATGGCGAAAGAAGGTCACCCTTATACAGGTTTCCTATACGCTGGTTTGATGATCACAGCGGATGGCACACCAAAAGTTATCGAGTATAACTGCCGCTTTGGCGACCCAGAAACACAACCTATCATGTTACGCCTACAATCTGATTTAGTTGAGCTGATTGAAGCGGCAAACCGTGAAGAGCTTGATCAAACATCGATTGAATTCGATCCACGAGCTGCCGTTGGTGTTGTGCTTGCAGCTAGTGGCTACCCAGGGAGCTACCCTAAGGGTGACGCTATCTCAGGTCTTCAGGTGAACTATCCTGAAGGTGAAAAAGTGTTCCATGCTGGTACTAAGCAAGATGGCGAGCATGTAGTCACCGCTGGTGGTCGAGTATTATGTGCAACGGCCCTTGGCCACACGGTAACCGAAGCGCAAAAACGCGCCTACTCTCTAGTGAAAGACATTCACTGGGATGGTGTAGAGTACCGCACAGATATCGCATATCGTGCAATCGCACGCGAAAGCTAA